A section of the Dehalobacter sp. DCM genome encodes:
- a CDS encoding DUF6320 domain-containing protein, translating into MLYCVDCKITISAKTNHCPLCHRELEAICSEDLEKTYPVFERLKKKDSKLTKTISFVSVFLIASSVVANKVTWSGNLWSVIFSSCVLYAWLLGLFTFAKRVHLGLKLIGHAIAIPLLLVVVNAFAYDTQTINRVSWALSYAMPFIFICFIIAINIIMFSSQKNWRDFLIYQLSLCVLGFIPLILVLSGIAQPMTPSIIAAIFSYLTIICMAILAKKIVREELIRKFHL; encoded by the coding sequence ATGCTATACTGTGTAGATTGTAAGATCACGATATCCGCAAAAACAAATCACTGCCCATTGTGTCACAGAGAACTGGAGGCTATCTGTAGCGAGGATTTAGAAAAGACATATCCTGTTTTTGAGCGGTTAAAAAAGAAGGACAGCAAACTGACCAAGACCATATCATTTGTGTCCGTTTTTTTGATTGCTTCCTCAGTGGTAGCTAACAAGGTAACATGGAGTGGAAATTTATGGAGTGTTATTTTTTCTTCCTGTGTGCTATATGCCTGGCTATTGGGATTATTCACATTTGCGAAGCGTGTACATCTCGGGCTGAAGCTTATCGGCCATGCCATAGCAATACCTCTTTTACTTGTTGTCGTCAACGCTTTTGCCTATGACACGCAAACCATCAATCGCGTATCATGGGCTCTTTCTTATGCCATGCCGTTTATTTTTATCTGCTTTATTATAGCGATTAACATCATCATGTTCAGTAGTCAGAAAAATTGGCGTGATTTCCTGATATATCAGTTGTCCTTATGTGTGCTTGGTTTTATCCCTTTAATTTTAGTGCTTAGTGGCATAGCACAGCCCATGACGCCCAGCATTATAGCCGCAATTTTTTCCTATTTGACCATTATCTGCATGGCTATTTTGGCAAAGAAAATAGTCAGGGAGGAGTTAATAAGGAAGTTTCATTTATAG
- a CDS encoding molybdopterin-dependent oxidoreductase, whose protein sequence is MAVKHKKEDVWIPTACNQCFNNCAIKVHRVDGIVVGIEGNPDSPVGMGHICGKAANAIMQLYDPNRKTKPMKRTNPKKGLNEDPGWVEISWDEAYDLAAEKIKKARANSPKSILGYSSITNAPGLLPGFVNWQTITLGGNFYTAGICGAAIHTVLNRYCGNGNAAPDYELCKYVIQFGTQAGTVTRHGTNMTANRFATARDNGCKFVEVDPHMSAGAEKADVWLPIRPGTDGALAMAFGYVIIHELGKYDVEYIKKYTNGCDLVDVKTGLIVRENETRKPYCWDLAENKAKTIDDETIQDKALLGTYTVNGITCKPGFQFYYDHVKTYTPEYAEKITTIPAAQIRQIAKELLEAACIGQTITIEGKVYPFRPAAVDTFSGTTRHKNSYLSSWAIIYLNILIGSLNVPGGYIPYAPTSFGYPGTGKPVWSPGTYKPDMLMEHNAMMYPGNESDYKKWERPVKLGGDYDHGRVSLQPLNMIPDNHLVPALQIENEKYKIKRADLFIVYAGNPLKNWGRHDQMEQFLRTFEYIILFDMFLSDTSYFADLFIPEAQALERYDFFPNLSGNHLTPGSLTTPWSMGIRQPVVEPRDGCPNAVTSFMEIAERLGLRGAYNTTLNSTFMLKEYKVSSKEKYTFEEMLDRCYKEWFGPDKGLEWFKKNGVLTWPRKPEEVYLIPHHGARVPVYLEGPVIVKPQVEALVKENGIPWGPLDNFQPLPGWVPCKHFAVTNPEYDLMPIYYTNALNVDSWGHRSPWADEINRNDPYGYTVEINRATAEAKGLKTGDEVIFQTEQGISVEGRLMLVEGIHPEVISVIGGSWGTKSKYETISQNKGTAICHLMDCVDIDYFDLASGAWDQCVRVKVTKKS, encoded by the coding sequence ATGGCAGTAAAACACAAGAAAGAAGATGTATGGATTCCAACCGCGTGTAATCAGTGCTTTAATAACTGCGCAATTAAAGTGCATAGGGTTGACGGCATCGTTGTGGGCATTGAGGGCAATCCTGACAGCCCTGTCGGCATGGGGCATATTTGCGGAAAGGCGGCTAACGCGATCATGCAGCTGTATGATCCGAACCGCAAGACCAAACCTATGAAGAGAACCAATCCGAAAAAAGGTCTTAACGAAGATCCGGGCTGGGTAGAAATCAGCTGGGATGAGGCTTATGACCTTGCTGCCGAAAAGATCAAAAAAGCAAGGGCAAATAGTCCCAAGAGTATCCTGGGCTATTCCTCGATTACTAATGCTCCGGGTTTGCTTCCAGGATTTGTTAATTGGCAAACAATCACACTAGGCGGTAACTTCTATACCGCAGGCATTTGCGGTGCCGCCATCCATACGGTTCTCAACCGGTATTGCGGAAACGGCAATGCGGCTCCTGACTATGAACTTTGCAAATATGTCATCCAGTTCGGCACCCAGGCAGGCACGGTTACCCGTCACGGAACCAATATGACGGCAAACCGCTTTGCTACTGCCCGTGACAATGGCTGCAAATTCGTGGAGGTTGACCCCCATATGAGCGCCGGTGCGGAAAAAGCCGATGTCTGGCTGCCGATCCGTCCGGGTACAGACGGTGCTTTGGCGATGGCCTTTGGCTATGTCATTATACACGAACTAGGCAAATATGATGTCGAATATATTAAGAAGTACACTAACGGCTGTGACCTTGTCGATGTTAAAACCGGACTTATTGTCCGCGAAAATGAAACAAGGAAACCCTATTGTTGGGATCTTGCCGAAAACAAGGCTAAAACAATTGACGACGAGACTATCCAAGACAAGGCCCTTCTCGGAACCTACACTGTTAACGGCATCACATGCAAACCAGGTTTCCAATTCTATTACGATCATGTCAAGACATATACCCCAGAATATGCGGAGAAAATTACCACGATTCCAGCAGCGCAGATCCGCCAAATTGCTAAGGAATTGTTGGAAGCTGCCTGTATCGGCCAGACTATCACTATTGAAGGGAAGGTCTATCCCTTCCGTCCGGCTGCAGTAGACACTTTCTCAGGTACGACTCGCCACAAAAATTCTTATCTTTCTTCCTGGGCCATCATTTACCTGAATATTTTGATCGGATCCTTAAATGTTCCGGGTGGCTATATACCCTATGCTCCGACGAGCTTTGGCTACCCGGGGACCGGCAAACCCGTATGGTCGCCGGGAACCTATAAGCCGGACATGTTAATGGAACACAATGCGATGATGTATCCCGGTAATGAATCCGATTACAAAAAATGGGAAAGACCGGTTAAACTGGGAGGAGATTATGACCACGGCCGTGTAAGCCTCCAGCCCTTGAATATGATCCCCGATAATCATCTTGTCCCGGCTTTGCAGATAGAAAATGAAAAGTACAAAATTAAAAGAGCTGATTTATTCATCGTCTACGCTGGCAACCCGTTAAAGAACTGGGGCAGGCATGATCAAATGGAACAATTCCTGAGAACCTTTGAGTATATTATTCTATTTGACATGTTTTTATCGGATACATCTTATTTTGCCGATCTATTCATTCCGGAAGCGCAAGCTTTGGAAAGATATGATTTCTTCCCCAATCTTTCCGGCAATCACCTCACCCCCGGCAGCCTGACAACTCCGTGGTCTATGGGTATACGCCAGCCTGTCGTGGAACCCAGGGACGGATGCCCCAATGCTGTAACAAGCTTTATGGAAATCGCCGAACGCCTTGGACTTAGAGGTGCGTATAATACTACTCTAAATTCTACTTTCATGCTGAAAGAGTATAAAGTAAGCTCCAAAGAAAAATATACTTTCGAGGAAATGCTGGACCGGTGCTATAAAGAATGGTTCGGCCCGGATAAGGGCCTGGAATGGTTTAAGAAGAACGGCGTATTGACTTGGCCCCGCAAACCTGAAGAAGTTTACCTGATTCCGCACCATGGAGCGAGAGTTCCCGTTTACCTGGAAGGACCTGTCATAGTAAAACCGCAGGTAGAAGCCCTTGTTAAGGAAAATGGGATTCCCTGGGGGCCGCTCGATAACTTCCAGCCGCTGCCAGGATGGGTTCCTTGCAAGCACTTTGCAGTAACCAACCCGGAATATGATCTGATGCCGATCTACTATACCAATGCGCTTAATGTTGACAGCTGGGGCCACCGGAGTCCTTGGGCCGATGAAATCAACCGGAATGATCCCTATGGTTATACCGTGGAAATCAACCGGGCTACGGCTGAAGCCAAGGGGCTTAAGACCGGTGACGAGGTCATTTTCCAAACTGAGCAAGGCATATCTGTAGAAGGACGCTTGATGCTAGTCGAAGGCATCCATCCGGAGGTTATCTCCGTTATCGGCGGCAGCTGGGGCACCAAGTCCAAATATGAAACCATATCCCAAAACAAAGGGACTGCGATCTGTCATTTGATGGATTGCGTAGATATTGATTATTTTGACCTTGCCAGCGGAGCTTGGGATCAATGTGTAAGAGTTAAGGTGACTAAAAAATCTTAA
- a CDS encoding sigma-54 interaction domain-containing protein, protein MAVDFFQFLNPEAEQKSFNENQKWYDKLSKKDEFWTKINFDLGEISERKLKEFELPFMMDSTQYSNTYRTMNEIIKPAFKDYLGLSKEGLRIYLVVKERITFSNDETKIGYKSVEHKESYFSTMNNALSKGEFVNFHTKYKLENQGHFWDGILIPFSYNGSIFSSVSIVLNDNEIVPEIKESFYFDCRFIQSKLQDNHRFSVYLDSILNGLSEPALVLNEFGAIIAANDLCLKLINLAQNSADNLNSTLKEYIQARFPKLDTGDNFIIMTNSGSFICSIKKRMPISSYRDNSHTLIVLNANRESNSIYSTQKSKSSIKNRNPIEFFDRIIGATPEIIEIKKTCMRIADSSVSILIEGETGTGKELIAEALHQASGRKGPFIAINCGALPRELLNSELFGYDSGSFTGGLKEGKAGKMELADGGTVFLDEIGEMPLDLQVALLRFLQDKTVSRIGSSKSKKVDVRIISATNRCLQEEVNKRTFREDLFYRLNVINIRVPSLKERRNDIPIIIDHFIKQLCEAHGFPSTTIDQSAMQALMSYGWPGNVRELHNIIERILILNGHDIITFDDLPADYKINKLTIGVNDAIKKENNSYVLKNMEKELVAAALKKHDWNITKAAYELGINRSTLYSKMQIYQFTRPR, encoded by the coding sequence ATGGCGGTTGATTTTTTTCAGTTTTTGAATCCGGAGGCTGAACAAAAATCTTTTAATGAAAACCAAAAATGGTATGACAAACTTTCTAAAAAAGATGAATTTTGGACAAAAATAAATTTTGATTTAGGTGAAATATCAGAAAGGAAATTAAAGGAGTTCGAGCTTCCTTTTATGATGGATAGTACTCAGTACTCAAATACCTATAGAACTATGAACGAGATAATTAAACCCGCCTTTAAAGATTATTTAGGTTTAAGTAAAGAGGGACTTAGAATATATCTTGTTGTGAAAGAGCGCATTACATTTTCTAATGATGAAACTAAAATCGGTTATAAATCTGTGGAACATAAGGAAAGTTATTTCTCGACCATGAATAATGCCCTTAGTAAAGGTGAATTTGTGAATTTTCATACAAAATACAAATTAGAAAATCAGGGTCATTTTTGGGACGGTATTTTAATTCCTTTCAGTTACAATGGGAGCATTTTTAGTTCAGTATCGATTGTTTTAAACGATAATGAGATAGTACCTGAAATAAAAGAAAGCTTTTATTTTGATTGTCGATTTATTCAATCTAAATTGCAAGATAATCATAGATTTAGTGTTTATTTAGATTCTATTCTAAATGGACTTTCTGAGCCAGCACTTGTTTTAAATGAGTTTGGTGCGATTATTGCTGCCAATGATTTATGTTTAAAGCTGATTAATCTTGCTCAAAATTCAGCAGATAACCTGAATAGTACATTAAAAGAATATATTCAGGCCCGATTTCCCAAGTTGGACACTGGAGATAATTTTATTATAATGACTAATTCGGGGAGCTTTATTTGTTCAATAAAGAAAAGAATGCCGATATCTTCATATAGAGATAATAGTCATACGCTAATCGTGCTTAATGCAAATAGAGAATCTAATTCAATTTACTCAACACAAAAATCCAAAAGTTCTATTAAAAATCGGAATCCGATTGAATTTTTTGACCGCATTATTGGTGCTACACCTGAGATTATCGAAATTAAGAAAACATGTATGAGAATTGCCGATTCGTCTGTTAGTATTCTTATCGAAGGTGAAACTGGTACCGGAAAAGAGCTTATAGCTGAAGCCCTGCACCAGGCAAGTGGGCGGAAGGGTCCATTTATAGCAATAAACTGTGGTGCTTTACCCAGAGAATTATTGAACAGTGAACTATTTGGGTATGATAGCGGTTCATTTACGGGAGGATTAAAAGAGGGTAAAGCCGGCAAGATGGAATTAGCCGACGGAGGCACTGTCTTTTTGGACGAGATTGGAGAAATGCCGCTTGATTTGCAAGTAGCATTGCTGCGTTTTCTACAAGACAAAACAGTAAGCCGTATTGGTAGCAGTAAATCGAAAAAGGTTGATGTCAGGATCATCTCGGCTACAAACAGATGTCTGCAAGAAGAAGTAAATAAGAGAACTTTCAGGGAAGATTTATTTTATAGGTTGAATGTTATTAATATTAGAGTACCATCTCTTAAAGAGAGGAGAAACGATATTCCAATAATTATTGACCACTTCATAAAACAATTATGTGAAGCACACGGGTTTCCGTCAACTACAATAGACCAGAGTGCAATGCAAGCTTTGATGTCTTATGGATGGCCAGGTAATGTTAGGGAATTGCATAATATTATTGAGAGAATCTTGATCTTGAACGGACACGACATTATTACTTTTGATGACTTACCCGCAGATTATAAAATAAATAAGTTGACTATTGGCGTTAATGATGCGATTAAGAAAGAGAACAATTCCTATGTATTGAAGAATATGGAGAAAGAGCTAGTAGCTGCTGCCCTTAAAAAGCATGACTGGAATATAACTAAAGCAGCATATGAACTGGGAATAAACAGAAGTACTCTTTATAGTAAGATGCAAATTTATCAGTTTACACGGCCCCGCTAA
- a CDS encoding 4Fe-4S dicluster domain-containing protein, with protein MSYCMVINLKKCVGCGACATTCKMENGTPPGVTRSKVMKKEFGHFPHVRRLSLPMLCMHCDDPACVKVCPSGATVKGENGIVSVDKNKCLGCKACMTACPYGARYFREDEHGYFGSQLTPFEAVKYQAMPKGVIDKCDFCKDRLAKGLEPTCVKACPVEARTFGEKEELMDLINQRKGYQLRPEMGTDPHVYYLQ; from the coding sequence ATGAGCTACTGTATGGTTATAAACTTAAAGAAGTGCGTCGGATGCGGTGCCTGTGCCACAACCTGTAAAATGGAGAATGGGACGCCTCCGGGAGTAACCCGTTCGAAAGTAATGAAGAAAGAGTTTGGGCACTTTCCGCATGTAAGAAGACTGAGTCTTCCGATGTTATGCATGCACTGTGATGATCCAGCCTGCGTCAAAGTCTGTCCAAGTGGGGCTACTGTAAAAGGCGAAAACGGGATCGTATCAGTGGATAAAAATAAATGTCTTGGCTGCAAAGCGTGTATGACAGCTTGCCCGTACGGTGCCCGTTATTTCCGCGAAGACGAGCATGGATATTTCGGCTCTCAATTGACTCCTTTCGAGGCTGTAAAATATCAGGCTATGCCCAAAGGCGTCATCGACAAGTGCGATTTCTGTAAAGACCGTTTGGCAAAGGGCTTAGAGCCAACATGCGTCAAAGCCTGTCCCGTCGAAGCCAGAACCTTCGGAGAAAAAGAAGAACTTATGGATTTGATTAACCAGAGAAAAGGGTACCAGCTCAGACCTGAAATGGGTACGGATCCTCACGTATATTATCTACAATAA
- a CDS encoding DegV family protein, with translation MNYRIIADSCCDLTQELRKKWGVTTVPLTMTLGEACFVDDDALDLSGFMEEMKNCEDRVGSASPSPMLYKEAFQGSHTSFAVTLSSNLSGSYTSAMLGKAMAEEENADVHVFDSKSATAGEVLVVWKILKLIQDGIPKSGIISSIESFIAEMKTYFVLDNIDNLLKNGRLNKITGKLISVLNLKPIMGSDGHGNITLFSHARGQKQIIEKLADTIEASGRKTDGEDIVITHCNNAGLAERLKDTIKARYHFKEILILPTRGLSSVYTNDKGIVMAF, from the coding sequence TTGAACTACAGAATAATTGCAGATAGCTGCTGTGACTTAACGCAGGAGCTCAGAAAAAAGTGGGGAGTAACCACTGTCCCTCTAACCATGACTTTGGGTGAAGCATGCTTTGTTGATGATGACGCTCTTGACCTTTCGGGTTTTATGGAAGAAATGAAAAACTGTGAGGATAGGGTTGGCTCAGCTTCTCCGTCGCCTATGCTGTATAAGGAGGCGTTTCAAGGTTCACATACCTCTTTTGCTGTCACCTTATCAAGTAATCTGTCCGGCTCATATACGAGCGCAATGTTAGGGAAAGCTATGGCGGAAGAAGAGAACGCGGATGTTCATGTTTTTGATTCCAAGAGCGCGACGGCAGGAGAGGTATTAGTTGTTTGGAAAATCCTAAAACTGATCCAAGACGGGATTCCAAAGTCAGGGATCATTTCTTCGATAGAAAGCTTTATTGCCGAGATGAAAACCTATTTTGTTTTAGATAACATTGATAATCTGTTAAAAAACGGACGGCTTAACAAAATTACCGGGAAGTTGATTTCTGTGCTAAATCTCAAGCCGATTATGGGATCAGACGGACATGGGAATATCACGCTGTTTTCGCATGCGCGTGGGCAGAAACAAATCATAGAAAAGCTGGCAGATACAATAGAGGCAAGCGGCAGAAAAACCGATGGAGAAGATATTGTTATCACTCACTGCAACAATGCCGGACTTGCTGAAAGGTTGAAGGACACGATTAAAGCCAGATACCATTTCAAGGAAATACTCATTTTGCCAACGAGAGGATTAAGTTCTGTCTATACCAATGACAAAGGGATTGTTATGGCATTTTGA
- a CDS encoding glycosyltransferase family 8 protein → MNILVSINYNYAEQFIILIRSILESNPQANITIYLLHSSLSNENITYFKYYIETPRCTIKAIHVDDEEFTNAPVRFHWSREIYYRLLAPWVLPEEVNRILYLDADIVVINSLRELYDLDLGDYCLAAASHVSGSSYFIHSIRLQLPKGSYYINSGVMLMDLKKMRSLYDKDVILNFIEKRMHTLWMPDQDVISVLYGRHVLPLDTLLYNLDDWHFAISGRAIPKSRRINAIWVRNNTKIIHYSGRNKPWNSKSHSELHQFYNDVKQNLKQMTH, encoded by the coding sequence ATGAACATACTCGTTAGCATCAATTATAATTATGCAGAGCAATTTATTATTTTGATACGTTCCATATTGGAAAGTAATCCCCAGGCTAATATCACAATTTATCTGCTCCATTCTTCATTATCGAATGAAAACATTACTTATTTTAAATATTACATTGAAACCCCGCGCTGTACCATCAAGGCTATTCATGTTGATGACGAAGAATTTACGAACGCCCCTGTCAGATTTCACTGGTCACGCGAAATATATTATCGCTTGCTTGCACCATGGGTTTTGCCGGAGGAAGTAAATCGCATTTTGTATCTTGATGCTGATATTGTAGTGATAAATTCACTTCGTGAGCTATATGATTTAGATCTCGGAGATTACTGTCTCGCTGCTGCTTCTCATGTTTCGGGAAGTTCATATTTTATTCACAGTATTCGATTACAATTACCGAAAGGAAGTTATTATATTAATTCAGGTGTCATGTTGATGGATCTAAAAAAAATGCGAAGCTTATACGATAAGGATGTTATCCTGAACTTTATCGAAAAAAGAATGCATACGCTTTGGATGCCGGACCAGGATGTCATAAGCGTATTATATGGCCGCCATGTGCTGCCGCTCGATACGCTTCTTTACAATTTAGACGATTGGCATTTTGCCATTAGTGGCAGGGCAATTCCGAAATCCCGACGAATCAATGCTATATGGGTTCGAAACAATACGAAAATCATCCATTACAGTGGCAGAAATAAGCCTTGGAACAGCAAAAGCCACAGTGAGCTGCACCAGTTTTATAATGATGTTAAGCAAAACCTAAAGCAAATGACACATTAA